Genomic DNA from Lactuca sativa cultivar Salinas chromosome 8, Lsat_Salinas_v11, whole genome shotgun sequence:
AATTGATATATCACGTATGCATTTGGCGTCTTCATTGACCACTACGCTAACTACCAAGGGACAAGTAAAATTGATCCTCTCAATTTCAATAGTCAGCCAAAGAGCCACGTAACAACCCACAAACCATACATTTGTAACTGACACGTGGCAAACATCCAGTGATCCAGCTCAGCATAGAAAAAATAACCACCAGTTGAGATTGCATATTACACAACCAAATCGTCTCATCCACCCAAAACAATTTACAAACAATGGTTTAGGACAAGCTATAATAAATTTTTTATCCAAGTAAATATATAATTATAcagatatataaacatgtttgatGTTTGATAGGAAatcgatttttatatttttacattAACCCAAACCCAAAGCATAGAAAGTAAAGTATATAAGGTGTAGTTTGTTGAGAGTCGGTTTATATTTTCCTAAAGAGCATGGGGATGGGGTTAAGGGCTCTTCCCTTATCACCTGCTTTTCCTGCTTCTAACTTCACTGCTTCAAAACAAGCCACCCTCACTCCCACCAATTCTTACTACAAATTCAGAGTTTATTCAGGGAAAACAGAGAAGGGtagcaaagaagaagaagatgaaaagcCCAAAATAAGGAAGCAGAATTTGTTTGAAAGTGTTACAGAAGCTCTGGATTTTTCTCAGGTTAGATCAGCTGAAGATGCACAGCTTATTGAGGATGCTCGGTTAGCAACCAAATCAGGAGAGAAAATGAACAGGGAACAGGTAATTTCCTCTCCTAATCCTTCCTAGCTACTAGATTCTACTGGtttttggtccgattttggtggttttcaGGAAAGAGCAAAACCACTACACCTAATGGTTTTCTAGTTTTCTCAAATTAGGGCCAAAAATTATCTTTCGGTTCAATTTTGTGATTTCATGAATCATACTTGATATCCCAATTATAGAATGTAAATGGTCGGATCTGTTataaaaatttgttttattttttttgcagTATGGCGCTCTTCGGAGAAAGATTGGAGGGACGTATAAAGATTTCTTCAAATCTTATGTTGAAGGTAACAATATGGACCTCTCAAATGATATAACATACCAATTAGATTATACTTATGAAGTTGGAATTACCTATTTTACCCCTGTAATGATTTtgtttttggtttggtttttgtttaGTTGATGGTGAATATGTAGAAGAAGGGTGGGTTGATAAAACATGTAAAGTGTGCAAGAAAGACACGAGGAATGAGCCAAGGCAAGTGGACAAGCTTGGAAGATATGTTCATGTCGCATGCTTGGACAAGCCTAAATCTGGAAATTTTTTTACTAGGCTTTTTTCTGGTTAAAGGAAAACTACATAATAGTCAGTTATAATATACATTTTTGGTTGGAAATGTTAAAAGTATATGTCTTGaaatatcttttaaatgattgttACCTTCAAACAGATTTCATACCTTATCGTTTACAGTTTATAACATGTGTGTTTAGTGTTGCAATTTAATTTGTGGATGGCCAAAAGGGGATGTTTTGGTTGGGGTTTTCTCATTTCTGTATATTTATTACAATTTTTTGTTGTTATGAGTTACGACTACATCCGTTACAAATGTTAGAGAATATGACAAACATAACTGAAAAATAAAATTGGTGATAAAGGacgaaatttaaaaattaatcagCAAAAGTCTTATATGTGTAATATTCGCGGAATGATTAAAAAGAAGGGGGAGAGAAAGAAAAATGCATTTTCCAAAAGAACAATAGAATGGTGAAGGAGCAGGAGACACTTGGTCTCTTTCAAGAACATTTCATCAAGATAGGATGAATATATTTTCGAGAACATTTCATCTAAACAACTTAATATCCAACaactattattttatattatcaatCATTTTATGCAAAAAATTTGTTTTCTATACGTGAAACATTATTTTAAATTGTATTCAACGACGATCTTGAATCAAAATTAtgctcatcattttattattatgttttcatgtatattaatatttattttcatAAATAATAAGTGATGTTATGTTTTCTTAACAATATTTAAAATTGAATAGAGTTGCGAAGAGCGAAGTAAGTCTACATATAATGTACTTTAAGTTAATTTCTAATCacaaaacaaatttaaaaaaaaaaaaaaacgatgttTAGGAATAtacaatatatgttttttttttttgataaattattaattataaagtTGCATTTGAATAGTTCAGATAATTTATTCTAACAAGGCCGAATCATAAAACATGGGTCATGGGCCACCAGGCCCGCAACGGCTAAAATTGGCGGGAATCCACTCTACCCAACACTTTGGCGGGAATTTAGCCTACTTAACTGTTAACGCGGGAAGGCAGCGAAGAAACCAGCCGACTCTTCCACAAGTGATTGAGTGTGTTTACAGAGAGAAAAAGAGTCTAGAAATGGTGGGACGTCAGTACGATTGCTTGGTGAACCCTCTTGGGGCTGTCCGATTCACTTTTGAGAAGGCGGTGACATCTGGTACAGATCCGGCTTCTTTGGACCGCAATGATTGGGGCGTCGCCGATCTCTTCCGGGAGTTTCTTTTTGACAACGATGGCATCAGTCAGGTACTTTACATGTTTATAGATTTCTAGTGCTTATGAATGATTTAAACTCTTGCTCTTGATTCATTCCATGTATGTTTCAGTTTCTATGCAACTTCCCCAATTTAATCTAGAGAAACTTCTAGGGTTTATGGTTTTTTAGGTAATCTGCAGTGATTAGGTTAATTTACTCATAGttttgattaagttttttttatcaCCATGTCCAGGTCCCGATACTAACTCCATCAACTGTTCATCGGGTTCAACCAAACACTTTAGTTCGCTTCCGTGGAATGATTCAAGACATGCTGGGTAACGAATTCTATGTTGGTGCTTATAAGGTATGTTAATCCCCAAATTCTATTTCCCACTGAACCTTCGAACAAGAATGCAAGACCAAGATTATATTTTGTTTGTTATCATTGATTTTGCATTATCTTTTGAAGAACGAAGAGACATGGAACACCAACAAGTTTACAGATGTCTCTCAATTTGCCATGGATCCTTCTGCTGATATGCGTGTCTGGGAACGTCGTCTTCTTTACTGTGTTCCTGTGAGTCTTTAACATCTGTTAACCATTGTTAACCCGATTTAATCTCCTTACCTTTTGATCAACCTTATCTCTAGGTCCCTGGCCTGAATTCATGGGCAGATTCTACTTCTGATGGTGCTGTAATTACATCCACAAATTCCCCATCAGCAATCAGAGAAAAGAGACAAAGGGATACCTGTCCTGTTTCCACAGAGGTGGAAATGCAAGTATGTTCAACTTTACAAGTTCTTGAGTGCTTTGATATCTGTCTTGTTTGATTTATATTGAAAACGTTCAAATCTTTACATGTTTCTTCAAATGACAGGATGCAAGCAATGAGCTGCCAAATTCTCCACGTGCAAAGAAGATGGTAAGCCACTAATCTTGCATTCATAcgttttttttgtcaaatttatAATTCATATTGTAGTATATTTATTCCAAAAATGATTTTGTTGCATTACAGCGGGAAGGTGAATCTCTCATGACTGAGGAAACAGACTGTGGTAGACCTACAGTGTCTGATGTCGATTTCAGAAATAAGTTTTCATGTTTAGTCAAGgtaatattttatgtttttttatataaatccAAGTCACATTTCAATTATTCTCATATTTTCAAAGTTATAACATCCTTACAAAGTGTACATTCTGCAGATATACGACTCTCCAGAGTCTGATTTAAAGCTAAATGATGTGTTTGAGTTCATTGGTGTCCTTACGTTTGACACTGAAGTTAAAAATGATAATAATGAACTGGAAGATGAATTAGTCAACTTACCTCCTAGCAAGGTGCCGCGTCTTCATTGTCTTGTACACAGAAAGCTTTCAGTTACTGACATGGTCTTTAAGTCCCCAACAATGGAGGTATGCGACATTAATCCAGATTTATAATAAACAAACTCATTATTATCATAatttttaatttctcattttttttttaaatctacaGCCAAAACCCCATTTGGTGAAAGGAATACGGGAATCCTTGTTGCACTACCTTAAAGTAGTTCTTGGTGATGATGAGTTAGCAGCTCATTTTATGTTATTGCATTTATTGTCAAAGGTAAAAAATACATCTATTTTACTTAAATGTAAAAGTAACATAAAATTAacaagtgttttatttactttaacGTAGGTTCATTCAAGGGTAGACTCATTTGCTGTAGGGAAGCTATCACTTAACCTTACAAGTTTAGACAAGTCAAGTATATCTGTTTTTGGTAACCGAATCAGCAATGCAATAAAGACCCTTTTACCCTTCACTCATCATATGCCTCTCACAGTTGAATATCTCAACACTGCTTCACTTGCACCAGTAAAAGATTACGAAACAAACAGGTAACTTAACATTAAGCCTTATATGGTACCAATCAATTAGTTaattttatggattttttttatagggttttaattttgattttgcaGACTTGTGAGTGGGGCTTTACAGTGTGCAGAGGGGTCACATTTTATGATAGACGAGACATCATTACAAGCAGGGGTATTGAATAGTAATGGTGTTGAAAACACAAGATTGCTCAAGGATTTGATGGAATTTCAAAAGGTGGAATATGATTTTAAATATTACAAAATGAATATGGATGCAGATGTTCAAATATTGGTACTTTCAGAAGCAAAATCAAACATTCTACCAGCTGATTTAATTGTCCCTTTTCATCCTTCTTCTGTGGGTCCCTTGGGTGACGTGGGTGAAGAAACATTGAAtgaatggagatggtatttggcTACTCTTAGATCATCACCACATTCTATTGAAACAGAAATGCAAAAGGTACATTTTAATGATTTTATAAATAATAGGGTTATTCATTATTTTTGAGATGTTATGGTTTTAAGTATGCGATGGATGTGAAtatgatgataggtggtggaaGATGATATGGTTGCAGCTAGGCAAGTTGATAGGAGCCTGGGAAGTGAAGATTTTAGCAGGTTCGTAGTTGACTGCTGGTTGACCAAGAGATCATatcttgtttattattattattatgaattaAAGTATGTTTGTGAAATGCCAGGTGGCTTACAATGGGGCGTTTGATGTCATTGAGCTTTGGGGAGACATGTTTATCACATCAACACTGGCAAATGGTGAAAGAAATGGAAAGGTTAAGAAAAGAGAGGCTCCAATGAGTGTGTTTGTGATTCAATTTGGGGAATAGATTAGAAGTTGTATGGATGTTGCAAAAACGGTTTTTTATTGATTGCTGCTGCTTCTATTGTCACACTCATGTTCTCATTGCTTAAGTATTTATTAAGCTTAGGTACACTTCCTATTTTAGAGGTTAATGTAATTATTTTTGACATTCAAGCATCAATAGGTGATGTTTCATTGGTGTGGGTGGAGAGTATTTGAATGGAAGATATTAAACATGAATCCTTAGGGTATGCCATGTTGCTTGTGTTATGCAACTGCCTTTTCATTTAAATGAAGAAAAGTTGATCGCATTAGCTCAGCAGAAAAACCTAGCCACATTTGACACGATTTCACAAAAAAACCTAAAATTTCACATTGACTTTTCAAAATAGGTTCCTTGTCCTATTTTGTTtgtacattttttttttgaaaatctcgacttattttttatatattatttaataatctttTGCAGTAAAAATGGTTCTTGAACACTTTGGCACTGtacgaaaaaaaaaatgttggaaggCCGAAGGCCCACATGTCGATTTCACAATTTGGATTGTCAAATTTCGTTCAATTTAAAAAACAGAATTAGGTGAAAATTATATATTACTACCGCTCTAAATAGTTAGGGGTGGAATTGGTACACTATCAATTCGTTTTTCCTTAAACCGTATACCATATCAATTATAATTAGTATAAAAATTTTGCTACCGGTGCCGTACTAAATAATATATTTGGCTACCAACAAATTTGATTATATACCAACTTCTTTTAactgtcaaattttaaaataaaaaaatacataggGTAATTTCCATATTTAGTTAAGAAAATAGTTATGTAGTTCTTTTAATTTATAAAAGAATTCTATTGAAAGTAaagttaaagtaatgttttaatatatttttttaacgtGGTAATGACTATTGACTATTGCAACCAAATAATTTATATACGTTTTTAAATATGTAAACACTAAACACAATTAACAATTGAAATTTaagattttgtttatatatatatatatatatatatatatatatatatatatatatatatatatatatatatatatatatataattggttGGTAAGGTATTACCATGGTATTCAAACTTTTGTACCATTACGATAccaagattgtttaattagtacggtactaccaaccaaacatgttggcTACCAGTTTTTTTGGTTCGGTTAGTAGTATGTGGGTTTGTTTTTTATGGTACAATTTTGACAgccttataaataataataataataatgaaaaaaaCAGAATTAGGTGAAAATTATATATCCTGAGTCCTGTGAAAGAACTGGTTTACTACATCTTACATGACCGGGTTTGAACGAAGCTAGACGTCTATGAAGGCGAACCCTTCAAAAGGTTAATGGGACACTTGAATGTATCATTACTAAATCAGACACAATTATCACCTACTCCTGGCCCTACAtgaatttagtgtgcaccctgcTGCGTAATCTCCAAGTCTACTCGCCATCAATCAACTATAATCTCAAATTGCAAAATAAGTCTCAAGGTTCTATTAATTGATTATCTAACCCCTTGTCTTTTATTCTTCAAAACCTTGataataacccccccccccccccccccccccccccacccgaCAACCTAAAATTGAAAAAATTGGATAACCAATCTATAGATATGTGTATATATACAATTACAAAATGTGATTAGACTTTCAGTGAAGTAACTAGAGTATGACCCCGCGTAAAACGCGGGGAACATATAAAAAATATACATGTAAATGTATAAAAAAGTTGGcactataaaaaaataaagtaacataaacAGACTTAGCATTATTGCTAAcatttaaatgtttgaaaaaaaacaaagaaacatttGAATATCTATAATAGTTGAAAGACCTCTTTGTAAACATAaccttttgttttattagttggacaACCTTCCTCGTAATATATGAGTACCTTCAATCCATTTTCAATTGTGATGtgagaaacaaaaaatatataactgAAAATGAGTGAAGACAAGCTTAtgcaagtataatccaacatttgataattattgtCATTGACTTTTGTTAGTGACCATAACAAAATAAACTACTATAGGGAATTGCCTTCGCTGAAAACAGAATGAGATTCTTTCATTAGACGGAGTTAAATTCATGCAATGTATATAAGTAGTCTCCATAAAGAATCTATCATATATGATTCAGACTTTAATGACGTTTCTTCCAAGCCTAACAATCTATAATCTAGTACAATTGCATAGTCCTTTGGTTTGGTCGATATTACAAAGTAATATGACTGGAACACCTAT
This window encodes:
- the LOC111919665 gene encoding uncharacterized protein LOC111919665, with the protein product MGMGLRALPLSPAFPASNFTASKQATLTPTNSYYKFRVYSGKTEKGSKEEEDEKPKIRKQNLFESVTEALDFSQVRSAEDAQLIEDARLATKSGEKMNREQYGALRRKIGGTYKDFFKSYVEVDGEYVEEGWVDKTCKVCKKDTRNEPRQVDKLGRYVHVACLDKPKSGNFFTRLFSG
- the LOC111919666 gene encoding mini-chromosome maintenance complex-binding protein, whose amino-acid sequence is MVGRQYDCLVNPLGAVRFTFEKAVTSGTDPASLDRNDWGVADLFREFLFDNDGISQVPILTPSTVHRVQPNTLVRFRGMIQDMLGNEFYVGAYKNEETWNTNKFTDVSQFAMDPSADMRVWERRLLYCVPVPGLNSWADSTSDGAVITSTNSPSAIREKRQRDTCPVSTEVEMQDASNELPNSPRAKKMREGESLMTEETDCGRPTVSDVDFRNKFSCLVKIYDSPESDLKLNDVFEFIGVLTFDTEVKNDNNELEDELVNLPPSKVPRLHCLVHRKLSVTDMVFKSPTMEPKPHLVKGIRESLLHYLKVVLGDDELAAHFMLLHLLSKVHSRVDSFAVGKLSLNLTSLDKSSISVFGNRISNAIKTLLPFTHHMPLTVEYLNTASLAPVKDYETNRLVSGALQCAEGSHFMIDETSLQAGVLNSNGVENTRLLKDLMEFQKVEYDFKYYKMNMDADVQILVLSEAKSNILPADLIVPFHPSSVGPLGDVGEETLNEWRWYLATLRSSPHSIETEMQKVVEDDMVAARQVDRSLGSEDFSRWLTMGRLMSLSFGETCLSHQHWQMVKEMERLRKERLQ